A region from the Desulfomonilaceae bacterium genome encodes:
- a CDS encoding DUF503 domain-containing protein, producing the protein MFVGVGFIRIMIHQSSSLKDKRKVIKSILGKVRSKFDVSIAEVDDNDKWQISSLGMAVVSNDSSHAHKMLETVNDYIENLYLAEVTSFNIEILPFGEFL; encoded by the coding sequence ATGTTCGTGGGTGTGGGATTTATTAGAATAATGATTCATCAGTCGTCTTCTTTGAAAGACAAACGGAAAGTAATCAAAAGTATATTGGGCAAGGTTCGTTCCAAATTCGATGTTTCCATTGCGGAAGTCGATGATAACGATAAATGGCAGATATCCTCTTTGGGAATGGCTGTAGTTTCCAACGACTCCAGTCATGCTCATAAGATGCTTGAGACAGTCAACGATTACATTGAGAATTTATACCTGGCTGAAGTAACAAGCTTTAACATCGAGATTCTGCCATTTGGGGAATTCCTTTAG
- the rbfA gene encoding 30S ribosome-binding factor RbfA, translated as MPHFRKERVSELLKQTICEILSHDVKDPRVEDVTITEVRLSPDLKSARIFFSCLADKEIDSHTKGLIKAEGFIRHRLKEELDLKYIPMLTFCYDSSFDHSLKISKILKEIETTTVNEND; from the coding sequence ATGCCACATTTCAGAAAAGAAAGAGTTTCAGAACTTTTGAAACAGACCATATGTGAAATTTTGAGCCATGACGTCAAAGATCCTCGGGTTGAAGACGTTACTATAACAGAGGTGCGCCTGAGCCCTGACCTTAAATCCGCAAGGATTTTCTTTTCGTGTCTTGCCGATAAAGAAATTGACTCTCATACCAAGGGCCTGATAAAAGCCGAGGGCTTTATACGACATCGTCTGAAAGAAGAATTAGACCTCAAATATATACCTATGTTGACATTTTGTTATGACTCTTCCTTCGATCACTCCTTAAAGATTTCAAAGATTCTCAAAGAAATCGAGACAACCACAGTCAATGAAAATGATTGA
- a CDS encoding bifunctional oligoribonuclease/PAP phosphatase NrnA: MKMIDQVAGIIRDFHDFYIMTHVNPDGDAIGSLLGMYLALKENGKIAIPVVGAEFPQLFKFLPGSGNTVIGFDSVGFRPSHIIALDVAAENRISPEIGDLRKSAKLVNVDHHPTNPRYGDYNYVLPSANSTTQLVYQILKRAEYRVSPDVAKCLYTGLVTDTGCFKFAGVTSETFELAARLLELGVDNYEITRKLFEEFPESRLSLERLIIERLEVLLNGKLVLSYIDFEDYQKLGASMSEGESLVNRLRETRGVEVGGLITKLSENLYKVSLRSKGFVNVATVASVLGGGGHSRAAGLKVSMSREEIRERLIKLIDSSLNSSAT; encoded by the coding sequence ATGAAAATGATTGATCAAGTAGCGGGTATTATTAGGGACTTCCATGATTTTTATATAATGACTCATGTTAATCCTGATGGTGACGCTATCGGTTCTCTTTTAGGAATGTATTTGGCTCTTAAGGAAAATGGCAAAATCGCCATTCCCGTTGTAGGCGCAGAATTTCCTCAACTTTTTAAATTTCTGCCCGGATCCGGAAATACAGTAATCGGATTTGACTCAGTTGGCTTCAGGCCATCTCATATTATCGCTCTTGACGTCGCCGCGGAAAACAGAATTTCCCCTGAAATTGGCGATCTTAGAAAATCAGCAAAGCTTGTCAACGTAGACCATCATCCTACAAATCCTCGATATGGAGATTACAACTACGTTCTCCCATCTGCGAATTCGACTACCCAACTAGTTTATCAAATACTTAAACGGGCGGAATACCGTGTGAGCCCAGATGTGGCGAAATGTTTGTATACCGGATTGGTTACAGACACTGGCTGTTTCAAGTTTGCCGGAGTTACAAGTGAAACTTTTGAACTCGCCGCAAGACTATTGGAACTCGGTGTGGACAATTATGAGATTACCAGGAAGCTTTTCGAAGAATTTCCAGAGTCGAGACTCTCTCTGGAGAGATTGATTATTGAAAGGCTGGAAGTACTTTTGAATGGGAAGTTGGTCCTGAGTTACATTGATTTTGAAGATTATCAAAAATTAGGCGCGTCGATGTCTGAGGGGGAAAGCTTAGTGAACAGACTTCGCGAGACGCGTGGAGTTGAAGTCGGTGGTCTGATTACAAAATTATCAGAAAACCTCTATAAGGTCAGTCTCCGTTCGAAGGGATTCGTCAACGTAGCTACTGTAGCTTCAGTCTTGGGTGGAGGAGGACATTCTCGGGCTGCCGGACTCAAAGTTTCTATGTCACGTGAAGAGATTCGGGAAAGATTGATAAAGTTAATAGATTCATCCCTAAATTCTTCAGCCACATAA
- the lon gene encoding endopeptidase La: MKSLKSVGKFPAVVPILPLRDMVIFPNTEIPLFLKGAKVVKLVESLQGGSNLVGLFYQKSRSRIGIWSEELAPVGALARVDNIVSVETGGVRAVAEGLCRVRLISKVRNEPYFTAEVGLIEEKNGDNDVHDALVTSVLSLYKMAEALGKTVSSQVLKAIERAGDIGELSDLISAQLSIKSDSKQDLLEILNPSTRLRKSIAYLKADIDNFVCNTVVTSETAGSPSGLRKSFEPDPRQAFKTFQKDFSVDEDPHLAEIRGFQLKVRETGMPADVAEAVTKEIQRLERIPPHSPEHIVARTYVEVLTSLPWDKLTKDHLDVVRARKILDEDHHDLKVVKERILEFLAVRKLNVDNKGPILCLVGPPGVGKTSLGRSIARSMGRKFIRVSLGGIRDEAEIRGHRRTYIGAMPGRIIQEIKRAGTSNPVFMLDEIDKLGQDYRGDPASALLEVLDPEQNSSFMDHYIDLPFDLSKVMFVATANQVDSIPRALRDRMEIITISGYTDEEKKKIAELFLIPKAQEQTGVKDYRIEFDEPAIRKLISGYTKEAGVRSLEREINSVYRKIALQITQGQPLNKIIDPSKVEDFLGAPKYYLELCEDIDRVGVSTGLAWTENGGEIIFVEVTGFSGHQGLILTGSLGDVMQESARAALSCLRHLGEFFGLDQKRLTNTDLHVHVPSGAIPKDGPSAGVTIAVALASFFTGAAVRRDVAMTGEITLHGRILPVGGIKEKLLAAKRAGVKEVILPSRNFPQVRSFKDNVTDGLVLHFVSDVGEAIRAALKTIPELSGFQMGTQNILPLFSDCQPDVC, translated from the coding sequence GTTGAATCGCTGCAGGGCGGTTCAAATCTAGTAGGGCTTTTTTATCAGAAATCTCGGAGCCGAATTGGGATATGGAGTGAGGAACTGGCGCCTGTTGGGGCGCTCGCCCGGGTAGACAATATAGTTTCCGTCGAGACCGGCGGTGTAAGAGCGGTGGCTGAAGGCCTATGTAGGGTACGTTTGATAAGCAAGGTGAGAAATGAACCCTACTTCACGGCCGAGGTAGGCCTCATAGAAGAAAAGAATGGTGACAATGATGTCCATGACGCTTTAGTCACGAGTGTATTGAGTTTATACAAAATGGCTGAGGCGCTTGGTAAAACCGTTAGCTCTCAAGTATTAAAGGCGATAGAACGAGCCGGTGACATTGGAGAACTGTCCGATCTAATCTCTGCCCAACTATCAATCAAGTCTGACTCCAAGCAGGATCTTCTAGAAATTTTGAATCCATCGACTAGGCTACGGAAATCCATAGCATATCTGAAAGCCGACATAGACAATTTTGTCTGCAATACTGTGGTTACCTCGGAAACGGCAGGGTCCCCATCTGGTCTTAGGAAATCATTCGAACCGGACCCCAGACAGGCTTTCAAGACGTTCCAGAAAGATTTCAGCGTGGATGAGGACCCGCACTTGGCTGAAATCCGCGGATTTCAACTCAAGGTAAGAGAAACCGGTATGCCGGCGGACGTAGCTGAAGCAGTTACCAAGGAGATCCAACGTCTTGAAAGGATACCTCCTCACTCGCCAGAGCACATTGTTGCAAGGACTTATGTGGAAGTCCTGACAAGTTTGCCCTGGGATAAATTGACTAAAGATCACCTAGATGTTGTTCGCGCCAGAAAGATCCTCGACGAGGACCATCACGACCTGAAGGTTGTCAAAGAACGAATACTCGAGTTTCTTGCCGTAAGAAAACTCAATGTAGACAATAAAGGACCTATATTGTGCCTTGTCGGTCCTCCGGGAGTTGGGAAGACATCCCTCGGTCGTTCGATAGCTCGCTCAATGGGACGTAAATTCATCCGTGTGTCATTAGGAGGGATTAGAGATGAAGCCGAAATCCGGGGGCACAGGAGAACGTATATCGGAGCTATGCCTGGACGGATTATTCAGGAAATAAAAAGGGCCGGGACGAGCAACCCTGTCTTTATGCTTGATGAAATTGACAAGCTGGGGCAGGACTATCGAGGAGATCCAGCGAGTGCGTTGTTAGAAGTGTTGGACCCTGAACAAAATTCGAGTTTCATGGATCATTACATTGACCTTCCTTTTGATCTCAGTAAAGTCATGTTCGTAGCTACGGCCAATCAGGTTGATTCTATTCCCAGAGCTCTTAGGGATAGAATGGAAATTATCACGATATCAGGATATACAGACGAAGAGAAAAAGAAGATAGCGGAATTGTTTCTGATTCCAAAAGCTCAGGAACAAACCGGTGTAAAGGACTATAGAATAGAATTCGATGAGCCGGCCATAAGAAAATTAATAAGTGGGTACACAAAAGAGGCTGGAGTCAGAAGCCTAGAGCGAGAAATAAACTCCGTGTACAGGAAAATTGCTCTCCAAATAACTCAGGGACAACCTCTTAACAAAATTATAGACCCGTCGAAGGTGGAAGATTTCCTCGGGGCTCCAAAATATTATTTGGAGCTTTGTGAAGACATAGATAGGGTAGGGGTGTCCACAGGTTTGGCTTGGACCGAGAACGGGGGAGAGATTATATTTGTTGAAGTTACGGGATTCAGCGGGCATCAGGGACTAATTCTCACGGGTAGTTTGGGTGATGTGATGCAAGAGTCCGCAAGGGCGGCCTTGAGCTGCCTTAGACACCTCGGCGAGTTTTTCGGATTAGATCAGAAGCGCCTTACAAATACAGATCTTCATGTTCATGTTCCTTCTGGGGCAATCCCCAAAGACGGTCCATCAGCGGGAGTCACAATAGCAGTAGCCCTTGCCTCTTTTTTTACCGGGGCCGCAGTGAGAAGGGATGTTGCTATGACCGGGGAGATTACTTTGCACGGTAGAATTTTACCGGTAGGCGGAATAAAAGAGAAACTTCTTGCAGCCAAGAGGGCTGGAGTAAAAGAAGTCATTCTACCCTCAAGAAACTTTCCTCAGGTGAGGTCCTTCAAGGATAACGTGACAGACGGCCTTGTTTTACATTTCGTAAGTGATGTGGGAGAGGCCATTAGGGCCGCGCTTAAAACAATCCCTGAACTATCCGGTTTTCAAATGGGAACTCAGAATATTTTACCGCTCTTTTCAGATTGTCAACCGGATGTTTGTTGA